A window from Catalinimonas alkaloidigena encodes these proteins:
- the paaD gene encoding 1,2-phenylacetyl-CoA epoxidase subunit PaaD gives MVTDKPTTKEHIWHVLADVNDPEIPVLSILDLGIVRDVQVKGNAVEVTITPTYSGCPAMSAIALDIRSKLIGAGFANLTIRTQLSPAWTTDWLTDEGRQKLRDYGIAPPVRATGHVLALFGEDYVVRCPHCQSDQTHLVSPFGSTACKALYRCDDCREPFDYFKCH, from the coding sequence ATGGTAACTGACAAACCCACCACCAAAGAACACATCTGGCACGTGCTGGCGGACGTAAACGATCCGGAAATCCCAGTGCTGAGCATCCTGGATCTGGGCATCGTACGCGACGTGCAGGTCAAAGGCAACGCCGTTGAGGTCACCATCACACCGACTTACTCGGGTTGCCCCGCCATGAGCGCCATCGCCCTGGACATCAGGAGCAAACTCATCGGGGCCGGCTTCGCCAACCTGACCATTCGCACCCAACTGAGCCCCGCCTGGACCACCGATTGGCTGACGGACGAAGGGCGGCAGAAACTGCGCGACTACGGCATCGCTCCCCCCGTGCGGGCTACTGGCCACGTACTGGCGCTGTTTGGCGAAGATTACGTCGTGCGCTGCCCGCATTGCCAATCCGATCAAACCCATCTGGTCAGTCCGTTCGGCTCGACGGCCTGTAAGGCGCTCTACCGGTGCGACGACTGCCGCGAACCTTTCGACTATTTCAAATGCCACTGA